Proteins encoded by one window of Cannabis sativa cultivar Pink pepper isolate KNU-18-1 chromosome 4, ASM2916894v1, whole genome shotgun sequence:
- the LOC133037212 gene encoding uncharacterized protein LOC133037212 — protein MEQLRHILAMLNRPPTTASAPEAPADPSTPPRAASPPVEEDEVFPDDYDPYEGAPATPIEAQPLIHVHDTEAQGEILWIEAQLAVVKSRKRKRKPPVWFGDYTEMKRRHRPSSTFDPLEPPDEKLLTTFRKWCVGLIPNHRLRDLRSGDYGPGFFWTMLTPKEWLTDDHIDAAMHMLRRRRTDYPLTFPHKGIILSTFVTAMISSAWTSHKGPRKNFVWEDYILDYCRGVHKSQVFERWRGNEFIYFVLNLPEARHWVTVEVDIELWKINVYDCDSSVCHWTALEPILKVWAELLPSLILATGEFPHNNQIMALANCDITVLPKMHSTRATHDLVPKSATSGDCGVYCIEYVEHLMMQCGLTDVTPDRIAMFRQRWCVDLFYQNVG, from the exons atggagcagctcagacacatattggccatgttgaatcgtccgccaaCGACAGCTTCAGCACCGGAGGCCCCAGCAGATCCATCTACCCCACCACGAGCTGCTTCACCCCCAGTAGAAGAGGATGAGGTCTTCCCCGACGATTACGATCCTTATGAGGGAGCTCCAGCGACTCCGATCGAGGCACAACCTCttatccatgtacatgacacCGAGGCGCAGGGTGAGATTCTGTGGATAGAGGCACAACTTGCAGTGGTTAAGagtcggaagaggaagagaaagcctcctgtatggttcggtgactatacggagatgaagaggagacataggccatcttcgacttttgatcccctggagccaccggatgagaaattgttaaccactttccgaaagtggtgtgttggactcattccgaaccaccgacttcgagatttgagaagtggtgattatggtccaggattcttttggacaatgctcacaccaaaggaatggcttacagatgac CATATAGATGCAGCAATGCATATGCTGAGGAGGCGACGCACCGACTATCCACTGACATTTCCTCATAAAGGTATCATTCTCTCCACATTCGTGACCGCCATGATCAGCAGTGCATGGACGAGCCACAAGGGTCCGAGAAAAAACTTTGTGTGGGAGGATTATATCCTGGACTACTGCAGAGGGGTtcataag tcccaagtctttgagagatggaggggtaacgagtttatttacttcgttctgAACCTTCCCGAGGCAAGGCACTGGGTCACAGTTGAAGTCGACATAGAgctgtggaaaattaatgtctacGACTGTGATTCCAGCGTCTGTCATTGGACCGCCTTGGAACCCATCCTGAAGGTTTGGGCAGAACTGCTGCCCTCGCTAATCCTTGCAACCGGGGAATTTCCACATAACAACCAGATCATGGCGTTAGCTAACTGTGACATCACGGTGCTTCCAAAAATGCACTCGACTCGAGCCACTCACGACTTAGTTCCGAAGTCAGCAACCAG tggtgattgtggcgtctattgcattgagtatgtggagcatctcatgatgcaGTGTGGATTGACTGATGTGACGCCAGACCGGATAGCTATGTTTCGTCAACGGTGGTGTgttgatttattttaccaaaatgtcggctga